Proteins found in one Alicyclobacillus cycloheptanicus genomic segment:
- the dtd gene encoding D-aminoacyl-tRNA deacylase has product MRVVVQRSGPAHVTVDGAVIGAIDRGLVVLVGVKEGDTVQDAAYLAEKVAHLRVFPDDEGKMNFDVLTAGGQVLSISQFTLYGDVRKGRRPNYMRAADPAVARTLYEAFNDALRGCGLHVETGEFGAMMQVSLVNDGPVTILIDSERQL; this is encoded by the coding sequence ATGCGGGTGGTGGTTCAACGAAGTGGGCCGGCCCATGTGACGGTGGATGGTGCGGTAATCGGCGCGATCGACCGCGGCTTGGTCGTCCTGGTCGGCGTCAAGGAAGGCGATACGGTGCAGGATGCTGCCTATCTCGCCGAAAAGGTGGCGCATTTGCGGGTTTTTCCGGATGACGAAGGCAAGATGAACTTCGACGTCCTGACGGCAGGCGGGCAGGTGCTCTCCATTTCCCAGTTCACCCTGTACGGGGATGTGCGCAAGGGCCGTCGGCCGAACTACATGCGCGCTGCCGATCCGGCCGTTGCCCGCACGCTGTATGAAGCCTTCAACGATGCGCTGCGCGGCTGCGGACTGCACGTGGAGACGGGCGAGTTCGGCGCGATGATGCAGGTGTCCCTGGTCAACGATGGGCCGGTGACGATTCTCATCGACAGCGAGCGCCAGCTGTAA
- a CDS encoding cell wall hydrolase, with product MSRFSSITISAAAAAAAMALGAVPASAETISAHTVTVQPNQTLWKIARASHVPVASLEVANPSVQPLNLLVGTEVRVPSIIKHDVQPGDTLWKLAKQYNVSLSDLEAANPTLNPMVLWVGSVVYILAQTPAASAPAASSTASSASTASGQASALAQSRASAGTASTSTDTSSSLASQNLYWMAHVINAEAGGESEQAQIAVGDVILHRLQSGSYGSTVKDVVFQISDGHYQFTSVMDGYIYTTPTASSWQAAQQVLDDGTDLVPGALVFYDPAQTPAGSWVWNQPTITQIGSLVFAK from the coding sequence TTGTCACGTTTTTCTTCGATCACGATTTCTGCCGCTGCCGCTGCCGCCGCAATGGCTCTCGGGGCCGTGCCGGCTTCTGCTGAAACGATATCCGCACATACGGTGACGGTCCAACCGAACCAGACCCTATGGAAAATCGCCAGGGCTTCGCACGTTCCAGTGGCGTCGCTGGAAGTCGCGAACCCTTCGGTTCAGCCGCTGAACCTGCTGGTTGGCACAGAGGTGCGGGTGCCGAGTATCATCAAACACGATGTGCAACCCGGCGATACGCTCTGGAAGCTGGCGAAGCAATACAACGTCAGTCTGTCCGATCTGGAAGCGGCCAATCCGACGTTGAATCCAATGGTGTTGTGGGTTGGCAGTGTCGTGTACATTCTTGCACAGACACCGGCCGCATCCGCTCCCGCGGCATCTTCGACGGCGTCCAGTGCGTCGACGGCATCCGGACAAGCCTCTGCACTGGCGCAGTCCCGTGCTTCGGCTGGTACAGCGTCCACATCGACGGACACATCGTCCAGCCTCGCGTCGCAGAATCTGTACTGGATGGCGCACGTCATCAACGCGGAGGCCGGCGGCGAATCCGAGCAAGCGCAAATCGCCGTGGGCGATGTCATTCTGCACCGTTTGCAGTCGGGATCGTACGGCAGCACCGTCAAGGATGTCGTCTTCCAGATTTCAGACGGTCATTACCAGTTCACCAGCGTGATGGACGGTTATATCTACACGACACCAACCGCCAGCAGTTGGCAGGCGGCACAACAGGTGCTGGACGACGGCACGGACCTTGTGCCAGGCGCGCTTGTCTTTTACGATCCGGCCCAGACACCAGCTGGCAGCTGGGTCTGGAATCAGCCCACCATCACGCAAATTGGCTCTTTGGTGTTCGCGAAGTAG
- a CDS encoding ABC transporter permease — MNQAKTVKTAMKNLLGNPLRTILTLLGMMIGVASVVALMSIGSATTQSVTARIQGLGTNLLVITPGSTEENGISQGLGSADSLTMADVKALQSDSAIAAVAPDSTTRGQVVAGATNYQTTIEGSTPDLFTVRNLGLSAGRAFNLVEENHAADVGVIGQTTAENLFGNENPVGQTVWINGIAFQIIGELAEQGSTGATNNDDRIIIPLTTLEQQFTGSQNPSTIYAEAVSSKAMTLAQRQAELSLLQANGQVNFTITNQATLLSTLQGVNQSLQNLLGGIAGISLLVGGIGIMNIMLVSVTERTREIGLRKALGATRGAVLQQFLVESGLVGLLGGVIGILLGAFTAAVLGKIMQTPVQLNLSSVWISFVVSIFVGLVFGIYPAYRASRLSPINALRFE, encoded by the coding sequence ATGAACCAGGCAAAAACGGTCAAGACAGCAATGAAGAACCTGCTCGGTAACCCGTTGCGGACCATACTGACGCTGCTCGGCATGATGATTGGCGTGGCTTCCGTGGTCGCCCTCATGAGCATTGGCAGTGCCACAACGCAGAGCGTCACGGCGCGCATTCAGGGACTCGGGACCAACCTGCTGGTGATTACACCCGGTTCGACGGAAGAAAACGGCATCAGTCAGGGACTTGGGTCGGCAGACTCCTTGACCATGGCAGATGTCAAGGCATTGCAGTCAGACTCTGCCATTGCCGCGGTGGCACCAGATTCGACGACTCGAGGTCAGGTGGTCGCCGGTGCAACGAACTACCAAACCACAATTGAAGGCAGCACACCCGACCTGTTCACCGTGCGCAACCTTGGTTTGTCTGCAGGGAGAGCGTTCAATCTGGTAGAGGAGAACCACGCGGCTGACGTGGGCGTTATTGGTCAAACCACGGCTGAAAACCTGTTCGGCAACGAAAATCCGGTCGGTCAGACCGTCTGGATCAACGGCATCGCATTTCAAATCATCGGAGAACTCGCTGAACAGGGCTCAACCGGTGCCACCAACAACGACGACCGCATCATCATCCCGCTGACGACCTTGGAACAGCAATTCACGGGATCGCAAAACCCAAGTACGATTTACGCCGAAGCGGTGAGCAGCAAGGCCATGACGTTAGCGCAGCGACAAGCTGAGCTGAGCCTGCTGCAGGCCAATGGTCAGGTGAACTTTACGATTACCAACCAGGCCACCCTGCTCAGCACCTTGCAAGGCGTGAATCAGTCGCTGCAGAACCTGCTCGGCGGCATCGCGGGCATTTCGCTGCTGGTGGGCGGCATCGGGATCATGAACATCATGCTGGTGTCCGTCACGGAACGCACACGGGAGATTGGCTTGCGAAAGGCGCTTGGCGCCACGCGAGGCGCGGTGTTGCAGCAATTTCTCGTGGAAAGCGGGCTGGTTGGCCTGCTGGGAGGCGTCATCGGCATTTTGCTCGGCGCGTTCACTGCAGCCGTGCTTGGAAAAATCATGCAAACACCCGTGCAGTTGAACCTGTCATCCGTTTGGATCTCGTTCGTCGTCTCCATCTTCGTCGGCTTGGTGTTCGGTATCTATCCCGCGTACCGCGCCAGTCGCTTGTCGCCTATCAACGCGCTGCGATTTGAGTAA
- a CDS encoding Fur family transcriptional regulator, which yields MDKQQVIDRLHERRFRLTQEREQLLELFAGASCMMTPAELYELSRSHQVKIGLTTVYRLLEVLTKVGAATPFLLDGNIYYAYCDGGHHHHFVCLSCHSVRDLHECPTFAKVPRDYIVQSHRADLFGICPSCHQGPEDALAGEEHNA from the coding sequence ATGGATAAACAGCAAGTCATAGACCGACTGCACGAACGTCGGTTTCGATTGACACAGGAGCGGGAACAGCTCCTCGAATTGTTCGCCGGCGCTTCCTGCATGATGACGCCCGCCGAACTCTATGAACTGAGCCGGTCGCACCAGGTCAAGATTGGACTGACCACGGTCTACCGTCTGTTGGAAGTCTTGACCAAGGTGGGGGCGGCAACGCCGTTTCTGCTCGACGGCAACATCTATTACGCGTACTGCGACGGCGGACATCACCACCACTTTGTCTGCTTGTCGTGTCACAGCGTTCGTGATCTGCATGAGTGCCCCACCTTCGCAAAGGTCCCCCGGGACTATATCGTGCAAAGTCACCGGGCAGACCTGTTTGGCATCTGCCCATCGTGCCATCAAGGCCCCGAGGATGCCCTGGCGGGAGAGGAGCACAACGCATGA
- a CDS encoding efflux RND transporter periplasmic adaptor subunit: MQAEESIPSNSTEVSHHKRPLWKRPVPWIAAIVIVGGGAAYWSLSGQTASGSTTTDQIRWVTAQTGNVQQTVNLAGTLEPENEVTLTGNGTITEVDVKVGQKVTKGQVIAKLDSSSLQPQLTEAEAALQAAEANLSQAESASSTTSSGGSNGRTQSAGTSANSVAQAQAQVTEAQAQVNAIEQEIDADTITSPINGTVMQVASVNQSSASSSTSGSSASSGQASSGSENTIAVIGDLSTSDYEVQAQVPQADASSIKAGQSATIALTTSGSQTLTGTVTSIGLVPQSSSSVTTYPVTIQVNGSSASGVQLLPGESVSVNVIVQQAKNVLVLPTAALTQQRGQTGVYVQAGGSTAGSSAAADAVAGGGYAGQTPAGLQFVPVTVGVYGENTVQIKSGLKQGEEVAIVTPITTSTQSTSGSRSSGFGAIGGGYGGALSGGGFAGGGFGGGSFSGSTRRSFTGSGSFSGSGGFTGGSGLSGSGFSGGAYRGAGGTGGFTGGNGGGL, translated from the coding sequence ATGCAAGCAGAGGAATCCATACCATCCAATTCAACCGAAGTCAGTCACCACAAGCGTCCACTGTGGAAGCGGCCCGTACCGTGGATCGCCGCGATCGTGATTGTGGGCGGCGGCGCGGCGTACTGGAGCCTGAGCGGCCAGACCGCCTCCGGCAGTACGACAACGGACCAAATCCGCTGGGTGACCGCGCAAACCGGCAATGTCCAGCAGACGGTCAACCTCGCGGGAACGCTGGAACCGGAAAATGAAGTGACACTGACCGGCAACGGGACGATTACCGAAGTCGATGTCAAAGTCGGTCAAAAGGTGACCAAGGGCCAGGTCATTGCCAAGCTTGACTCGTCATCGCTGCAGCCGCAGCTGACGGAGGCCGAGGCCGCGCTGCAGGCCGCCGAGGCAAACCTCTCGCAGGCGGAGAGTGCAAGCAGCACAACAAGTTCCGGCGGGTCGAACGGAAGAACGCAATCCGCGGGCACCAGTGCCAATTCCGTCGCCCAGGCGCAGGCACAGGTGACGGAAGCCCAAGCGCAGGTCAACGCCATCGAGCAGGAGATTGACGCGGATACGATTACCAGTCCAATCAACGGCACAGTGATGCAGGTCGCCAGTGTCAATCAGTCGTCCGCGTCCAGTTCCACCAGTGGTTCGAGCGCGAGCAGTGGACAAGCGTCCTCGGGCAGCGAAAACACCATCGCCGTCATCGGCGACCTGAGCACGTCCGACTACGAAGTCCAGGCGCAGGTTCCGCAGGCTGATGCCAGTTCCATCAAGGCCGGACAGTCGGCGACCATCGCACTGACCACGTCTGGCAGCCAGACCCTCACGGGCACCGTCACCAGTATTGGCCTGGTGCCCCAGAGTTCCAGCAGCGTGACAACCTATCCCGTGACCATTCAGGTCAACGGATCGAGCGCGTCGGGTGTTCAATTGCTGCCCGGTGAGAGTGTCTCTGTGAACGTGATTGTTCAACAGGCAAAGAACGTACTGGTTCTGCCGACCGCGGCGTTGACGCAGCAACGGGGGCAGACGGGTGTGTACGTTCAAGCCGGGGGCAGCACCGCAGGGAGCAGTGCCGCAGCGGATGCCGTAGCGGGCGGCGGGTATGCCGGCCAGACACCTGCCGGATTACAATTTGTACCGGTCACCGTCGGAGTGTACGGCGAAAATACGGTGCAAATCAAAAGCGGCTTGAAACAAGGTGAAGAGGTTGCCATCGTAACGCCCATTACAACATCTACGCAAAGTACAAGCGGATCGCGCTCGAGCGGATTCGGCGCAATCGGTGGTGGATACGGCGGCGCCCTGTCTGGCGGCGGATTTGCCGGCGGTGGATTCGGCGGAGGAAGCTTCAGTGGCAGCACCAGACGCAGCTTCACGGGAAGTGGAAGTTTCAGTGGCAGCGGTGGCTTCACCGGCGGTTCGGGCTTGAGCGGCAGCGGGTTCAGCGGTGGTGCGTACCGCGGTGCCGGCGGAACTGGCGGATTTACTGGCGGGAATGGTGGTGGACTGTAA
- a CDS encoding cation transporter: MSVRMTEIQRAVRMECVSIAWLVMEAVVALATGIAAHSVALASFGADSVIELISAAVLLWRLTVEARGAAFHRVARAERTASWVVGLALWLLALYILAAASHELLTQHTPDRTPLGLTLALASATLMPLLANAKRSLGERIGSGALKADAACSMVCAYMAWTVVGGVTLTALLNWWWADAVAALALIYFVVHEAQEALVSARTGERAHAHRHG; encoded by the coding sequence TTGTCCGTTCGTATGACAGAAATTCAACGGGCAGTGCGAATGGAATGTGTGTCCATCGCGTGGCTGGTGATGGAGGCCGTCGTCGCGTTGGCGACTGGCATTGCGGCGCACTCCGTTGCGCTGGCGTCGTTTGGCGCAGACAGTGTCATCGAGTTGATTTCCGCCGCCGTGTTGTTGTGGCGGCTGACCGTGGAAGCGCGGGGTGCGGCATTCCATCGCGTCGCTCGCGCGGAGCGCACGGCTTCGTGGGTGGTCGGGCTGGCGTTGTGGCTGCTCGCGCTGTACATTCTTGCGGCGGCTTCACATGAGCTGCTGACGCAGCATACGCCGGACCGCACACCGCTGGGCCTGACGTTGGCACTGGCCTCCGCGACGCTGATGCCCTTGTTGGCGAACGCCAAGCGCAGCCTTGGGGAGCGCATCGGGAGCGGCGCGCTCAAAGCGGACGCGGCATGCAGCATGGTGTGCGCCTACATGGCCTGGACCGTGGTCGGCGGGGTTACGCTCACGGCCCTGCTCAACTGGTGGTGGGCAGACGCGGTGGCTGCACTGGCACTGATTTATTTTGTCGTTCACGAGGCGCAGGAAGCCCTGGTTTCCGCACGGACGGGGGAGCGTGCCCATGCGCACCGTCATGGATGA
- a CDS encoding alpha-hydroxy-acid oxidizing protein — MTRHGFETQLKMYVQSLSGKSQWDWPVSIDDWRAQAREKLADGPWGYVEGGAGAEQTMRNNRAAFDRWQIRPRMLRNVDDRDLTIELFGKTYPTPFLLAPIGVQSIIHPDAESASAKAAAAQRIPFITSTVSSVDLETLARETEGAERWFQLYPGRDPDVVSSFIRRAETVGYAAIVVTVDTTMLGWRERDLSNLYLPFLFGEGIANFLTDPAFCARLQQPPADNQFAAVQEFLSIYVNPAFTWDDLAKIRRQTKLPLLVKGLTHVEDVQLAMRLGADGVVLSNHGGRQVDGAVASLDALVDVRREIGPDYPVLLDSGIRHAADVFKAMALGANAVLIGRPYAYALAVGGQAGVQELLGQWTAELDLQLALSGYNSIRDIDASCVKRLQ, encoded by the coding sequence ATGACACGCCATGGCTTCGAAACGCAGCTCAAAATGTATGTGCAATCGCTCTCCGGCAAGTCACAATGGGACTGGCCAGTGTCCATCGACGACTGGCGTGCGCAGGCTCGTGAAAAATTGGCGGACGGCCCGTGGGGCTATGTGGAAGGCGGTGCAGGCGCAGAACAGACGATGCGCAACAACCGCGCCGCCTTTGACCGGTGGCAGATTCGGCCGCGGATGCTGCGGAATGTCGACGATCGCGACTTGACCATCGAACTGTTCGGCAAGACCTACCCGACGCCCTTTCTGCTGGCTCCCATCGGCGTCCAGTCCATCATCCACCCGGACGCGGAGTCCGCCTCCGCCAAGGCGGCAGCGGCACAGCGTATCCCCTTTATCACCAGCACCGTGTCCTCCGTTGACCTGGAAACCCTGGCGCGTGAAACGGAAGGTGCTGAGCGGTGGTTCCAGCTGTACCCAGGGCGAGACCCGGACGTCGTCAGCAGTTTTATCCGCCGCGCCGAAACCGTTGGGTACGCCGCGATTGTCGTCACGGTCGACACGACGATGCTGGGCTGGCGCGAACGGGACCTCTCCAACCTCTACCTGCCGTTTTTGTTCGGTGAAGGCATCGCGAACTTTCTCACCGATCCCGCCTTTTGCGCGCGTTTGCAGCAGCCCCCGGCGGACAACCAGTTTGCGGCCGTGCAGGAGTTTTTGTCGATTTACGTGAATCCAGCCTTCACGTGGGACGACCTCGCGAAGATTCGTCGCCAGACGAAGCTGCCGTTGCTGGTGAAAGGCCTCACCCACGTCGAAGATGTCCAATTGGCCATGCGTCTGGGTGCGGACGGTGTCGTGCTGTCCAACCACGGGGGTCGGCAGGTCGACGGCGCCGTCGCTTCACTGGATGCCCTGGTCGACGTGCGCCGTGAAATCGGGCCGGACTACCCGGTTCTGCTGGACAGCGGGATCCGCCACGCTGCAGACGTCTTCAAGGCCATGGCGCTGGGCGCCAACGCGGTGCTGATTGGCCGCCCTTACGCGTATGCGCTGGCCGTCGGCGGGCAAGCGGGCGTGCAGGAACTGCTCGGCCAATGGACGGCCGAACTGGATTTACAACTGGCCTTGTCTGGATACAACTCCATCCGGGACATCGACGCGAGCTGTGTCAAGCGCTTGCAATAA
- a CDS encoding ABC transporter ATP-binding protein, translating into MSLLKLDHVSKRYDLGSEPFYAVKDVSLEVRQGEFVAIMGPSGSGKSTMMHLMGLLDTPTSGEVWVDGVPTSSLTDRQTAALRNEKIGFVFQSFNLLPRTSALENVAVPLWYSKHSSKNDLQRAARALQRVGLDPAAKGRNHPNQLSGGQQQRVAIARAIVTNPSLVLADEPTGNLDSQSTEEILALFQSLNDEGTTIVIVTHEEHVGQHARRIVRFRDGHIESDERVSQPLRAGAGVLK; encoded by the coding sequence ATGTCCCTCTTGAAACTGGACCACGTATCCAAGCGGTACGATCTGGGATCGGAACCCTTTTACGCCGTCAAGGACGTCTCGCTGGAAGTCCGCCAAGGGGAGTTTGTCGCCATCATGGGCCCGTCGGGATCGGGAAAATCCACGATGATGCACCTGATGGGACTATTGGACACGCCTACCTCGGGGGAAGTCTGGGTGGACGGCGTACCCACGTCCTCCTTGACCGACCGGCAAACGGCGGCACTGCGTAACGAAAAGATTGGGTTTGTGTTTCAAAGCTTCAACCTGCTGCCACGAACCAGTGCGCTGGAAAATGTCGCTGTACCGTTGTGGTATTCGAAACACAGCAGTAAGAATGACTTGCAGCGGGCGGCGCGCGCCCTGCAGCGGGTTGGGCTTGATCCGGCGGCGAAAGGCAGGAACCACCCCAACCAGTTATCGGGCGGGCAGCAGCAACGCGTCGCCATCGCGCGCGCCATCGTCACGAATCCGAGCCTGGTGTTGGCGGACGAACCCACCGGGAACCTGGACAGTCAGTCGACGGAAGAAATTTTGGCCCTGTTCCAATCCCTCAACGATGAAGGAACGACCATCGTCATCGTGACCCACGAGGAGCACGTCGGACAACATGCGCGCCGCATCGTGCGCTTCCGCGATGGTCACATTGAATCGGATGAGCGCGTGTCACAGCCGCTGCGAGCCGGCGCGGGGGTGCTGAAATGA
- a CDS encoding TlpA family protein disulfide reductase, translating to MPMRLGTPMPSLDGATWFQPEGGPKIEAAPVTMIHFWAVSCHICHETMDQVSAMRDKYAPHGLQTIAFHLPRMEEDIDLEKIKRDVEQFNMTQPIGLDHERLIADRFENEYVPAFFIFNAKGELAFRAAGDKGFAKVETKIREVLGLTD from the coding sequence ATGCCAATGCGACTGGGCACACCAATGCCAAGCCTGGACGGCGCCACGTGGTTTCAGCCGGAGGGCGGGCCGAAAATCGAAGCCGCGCCCGTCACGATGATTCACTTTTGGGCGGTCTCCTGCCACATTTGTCATGAAACCATGGATCAAGTTTCCGCCATGCGCGACAAGTACGCACCGCATGGTTTACAGACCATCGCGTTCCATCTGCCGCGGATGGAAGAAGACATCGACCTTGAGAAAATCAAGCGGGACGTCGAACAGTTCAACATGACCCAGCCCATCGGGCTCGATCATGAGCGTCTCATTGCTGACCGCTTCGAAAACGAGTACGTTCCCGCGTTCTTCATCTTCAACGCCAAGGGCGAATTGGCCTTCCGCGCGGCCGGCGACAAAGGGTTCGCCAAAGTCGAAACAAAAATCCGAGAGGTGCTGGGGCTGACGGATTAA
- a CDS encoding MBL fold metallo-hydrolase → MRIKAIVVSQIGANCYVVAQDADKGNDAVIIDPGDIVLDPVFAYIEEEGLNVVAIWNTHAHFDHVMGVDVARARYRVPAYVHEADMPIWNQVADATLQMFGRTVPPLAPPDGYFTEGQVLSLGDETFTIWHTPGHSPGSVCLVGGDVAFTGDTLFAGTIGATHFFLGDPKAMEQSLKRLMKLPDDMVLYPGHGHRTTMNRERMSNPYLPVDVD, encoded by the coding sequence ATGCGAATCAAAGCCATTGTCGTGAGCCAAATCGGCGCGAATTGTTACGTGGTGGCGCAGGACGCGGACAAGGGGAACGATGCTGTGATTATCGATCCCGGTGACATCGTACTCGACCCTGTATTCGCCTACATCGAGGAGGAGGGGTTGAATGTCGTCGCGATCTGGAACACCCACGCCCACTTTGACCATGTGATGGGTGTCGATGTGGCGCGGGCCCGCTATCGCGTGCCTGCGTATGTGCATGAGGCTGATATGCCCATCTGGAACCAGGTGGCTGACGCGACTTTGCAGATGTTCGGCCGAACGGTTCCGCCGCTGGCCCCGCCCGACGGGTACTTTACGGAGGGGCAAGTCCTCTCGCTCGGTGACGAGACGTTCACCATCTGGCACACCCCTGGTCATTCTCCAGGCAGCGTCTGCCTGGTCGGCGGAGACGTCGCTTTCACCGGCGATACCCTGTTTGCGGGCACCATTGGCGCCACGCACTTCTTCCTTGGCGACCCCAAGGCGATGGAACAATCGCTGAAGCGTCTGATGAAACTGCCGGATGACATGGTGCTGTACCCGGGTCACGGGCACCGCACCACGATGAACCGCGAGCGGATGTCGAACCCGTATCTGCCGGTCGACGTGGACTAG
- a CDS encoding peroxiredoxin — MPFVGKPAPDFEMLSTKNMKTLEETVKLSDYRGKWLVFFFYPADFTFVCPTEILAMNERLQEFKDLDCEVLGCSTDSVHSHKAWINTPRDKNGLGSLDYPLAADFTKEVARKYDVLVEESGQALRGLFIIDPEGILRYQVVHDMDIGRSVDETLRVLEALQAGGLCPANWKPGQSLLTKPE, encoded by the coding sequence ATGCCGTTTGTCGGAAAACCAGCACCTGACTTTGAAATGCTCTCCACGAAGAACATGAAGACTCTGGAAGAAACCGTGAAACTGTCTGACTACCGTGGCAAGTGGCTCGTATTCTTCTTCTACCCTGCGGACTTCACGTTTGTCTGCCCGACGGAAATCCTGGCCATGAACGAACGTTTGCAGGAATTCAAGGACCTGGACTGCGAAGTCCTGGGCTGCTCCACCGACAGTGTGCACAGCCACAAAGCCTGGATCAACACGCCGCGTGACAAGAACGGCCTGGGTTCGCTGGACTACCCGCTGGCCGCCGACTTCACGAAGGAAGTCGCACGCAAGTACGACGTCCTGGTGGAAGAGTCCGGTCAGGCGCTGCGCGGCTTGTTCATCATCGATCCAGAAGGGATTCTGCGCTACCAGGTCGTGCACGACATGGATATCGGCCGCAGCGTGGACGAGACCCTGCGTGTGCTGGAAGCCCTGCAGGCTGGCGGCCTCTGCCCGGCGAACTGGAAGCCTGGCCAGAGCCTGCTGACCAAGCCGGAATAA
- a CDS encoding MFS transporter has translation MSTAAPLPTRQPIYRRAVFTFSASHFLNDLMTTGLVPALVVMYKQAFHLNYTQSTLIVLVSYLTSSVAQPIFGALSDRKPRVWWLSVGLFFSCLGLALTGAVDSLGLLLVCVAVSGFGSGAFHPEASRGTHLAAGGKKGLAQSIFQVGGNAGQACGPMMIPLFLHRTGIHGLLWFLPVAVLSLGLTGQILGWINRRIVAERTARKVGQGENNIPGVILLVLLIIFRSWCQVGVVVFLPFYMHHLSLEASEWLNFVFVGAGALGTFLGGMWSDKLGLKRLLVGSMFAATPFAILFPFTHGGVLAVFDLLLFGFCVLSSFAVTVVYMQKLLPKNVAMASGLSIGFGVGAGGIGATLMGSISDAFGVPLVFTILSVLPLVCALIGLFLPSDRGPALSSPGDAGQLKTTS, from the coding sequence ATGTCAACAGCAGCACCTTTGCCAACGCGGCAGCCGATCTATCGTCGCGCTGTCTTCACGTTCAGCGCATCCCACTTTCTGAACGATTTGATGACGACCGGTTTGGTGCCGGCGTTGGTCGTGATGTACAAACAGGCGTTTCACCTGAACTATACGCAGTCTACGTTGATTGTGCTGGTCTCGTATTTAACTTCCTCTGTCGCGCAACCGATTTTTGGCGCCTTGAGCGACCGCAAGCCGCGCGTCTGGTGGCTGTCGGTCGGCTTGTTTTTCTCCTGCCTGGGGCTGGCGCTGACGGGTGCCGTGGACTCGCTGGGATTGCTGCTCGTCTGTGTCGCCGTGTCCGGATTTGGATCCGGCGCCTTCCACCCCGAGGCTTCACGGGGCACGCACTTGGCGGCCGGCGGCAAAAAGGGGCTGGCGCAGTCCATCTTTCAGGTGGGCGGCAACGCCGGTCAGGCTTGTGGTCCGATGATGATCCCGCTCTTCCTGCACCGCACGGGGATTCACGGTCTGCTCTGGTTTCTGCCGGTGGCGGTGCTGTCACTCGGGCTCACCGGGCAAATCCTCGGCTGGATCAACCGGCGCATCGTCGCCGAGCGCACGGCGCGCAAGGTTGGACAAGGCGAGAACAACATCCCCGGCGTGATTTTGCTGGTCCTCCTCATCATTTTTCGTTCGTGGTGTCAGGTCGGTGTGGTCGTGTTTTTGCCGTTTTACATGCATCACCTGTCGCTGGAAGCATCCGAGTGGCTGAATTTTGTATTTGTTGGGGCGGGCGCGCTCGGCACCTTTCTTGGCGGCATGTGGTCCGACAAGCTGGGCCTCAAGCGCCTGCTCGTGGGTTCCATGTTCGCGGCGACGCCCTTTGCGATTTTGTTTCCCTTCACCCATGGCGGGGTGTTGGCGGTGTTTGACCTGCTGCTGTTCGGGTTTTGCGTCCTGTCTTCGTTCGCGGTTACGGTGGTCTACATGCAAAAACTGCTGCCGAAAAACGTGGCGATGGCCTCGGGGTTGTCCATCGGCTTCGGGGTGGGTGCTGGCGGCATTGGCGCGACGCTGATGGGGTCCATTTCCGACGCGTTCGGCGTCCCGCTGGTGTTTACCATTCTTTCGGTGCTGCCCTTGGTGTGCGCCTTGATTGGCCTGTTTCTGCCGAGTGACCGGGGACCGGCCCTGTCGAGTCCGGGCGACGCTGGCCAGCTGAAAACGACTTCCTGA